A genomic stretch from Malus domestica chromosome 15, GDT2T_hap1 includes:
- the LOC103424766 gene encoding ABC transporter G family member 5 → MKKQGSEIEAVGISYKINHTPHRNFFNIFSQNKQPASASACAAKVAVVAVEDDGRSSRGRAGGVGGQEVLKDVNLRARPWEILAIVGPSGAGKSSLLEILAGKLTPHGGSVFVNQKPLRQPYFNKVSGYVTQKDTLFPLLTVEETLMFSAKLRLRVSPLELSSRVKALINELGLAHVSAARVGDDRVRGISGGERRRVSIGVDVIHDPEVLILDEPTSGLDSTSALQIIDMLKTMAETRGRTIILSIHQPGFRIVKLFNSILLLANGSVLHHGTVDHLGLNLRLMGLELPLHVNVVEFAIDSIETIQQQHQSTPHNNILVLDRQSRTGKLTLQQLFQQSKTNNSNAGGGGGGGVVPLEIDDDKITNNEVFPDLDFTNSRLRETMILSHRFSKNIFRTKELFACRTIQMLVSGLVLGSIFYDLKDDLTGAEERVGLFAFILTFLLSCTTEALPIFLQEREILMKETCCGSYRVSSYAIANGLVYLPFLLILAVLFTLPLYWLVGLNPNFTAFFHFLLLIWLILYTANSVVVCFSALVPNFIVGNSVIAGVMGSFFLFSGYFISKHEIPGYWIFMHYVSLFKYPFEGFLINEFSGSDKCLEYFFGRCMVTGEEVLRDEGYGEESRWRNVAVMVCFVLFYRFISYVILRCRCRCSQSQRGFKPTPPPTLTATPFL, encoded by the coding sequence atgaagaaacaaggcAGTGAGATTGAGGCAGTAGGCATCTCCTACAAGATTAATCACACACCCCACcgcaacttcttcaacatcttcAGCCAAAACAAACAacctgcttctgcttctgcatGTGCTGCAAAAGTAGCTGTAGTAGCAGTTGAAGATGATGGAAGATCATCGAGAGGAAGAGCAGGAGGAGTTGGTGGGCAAGAAGTCCTCAAGGACGTCAACTTGCGAGCAAGGCCATGGGAGATCCTCGCCATTGTTGGTCCCAGTGGAGCTGGTAAATCCTCCCTCCTTGAGATTCTCGCCGGCAAGCTCACCCCGCACGGCGGTTCCGTTTTCGTCAACCAAAAGCCTCTCCGCCAACCCTACTTCAACAAGGTCTCCGGCTACGTCACCCAAAAGGACACATTGTTTCCTTTGCTTACAGTCGAAGAAACCCTAATGTTCAGTGCCAAGCTCAGGCTCAGGGTTTCTCCCCTTGAGCTCAGCTCCCGCGTCAAGGCCTTAATCAACGAGCTCGGCCTCGCCCATGTCTCCGCCGCCAGAGTCGGAGACGACAGAGTTCGGGGGATCTCCGGCGGAGAGAGGCGGCGTGTCTCCATTGGAGTCGACGTCATCCACGACCCCGAAGTGCTCATCCTCGACGAGCCCACTTCCGGGCTTGACAGCACCTCCGCTCTTCAGATCATCGACATGCTCAAGACCATGGCTGAGACCAGGGGCAGAACCATCATTCTGAGCATTCATCAGCCGGGATTCAGAATTGTGAAGCTCTTCAACTCAATCCTTTTGCTGGCCAACGGCTCCGTCCTCCACCACGGCACCGTCGATCATCTCGGCCTCAACTTAAGGCTCATGGGGTTGGAGCTCCCTCTTCATGTCAACGTCGTCGAGTTTGCAATCGACTCCATCGAAACCATTCAACAACAACATCAATCCACACCACACAATAATATTCTTGTTCTTGATCGTCAGAGTCGAACTGGTAAGCTGACTCTGCAGCAGCTGTTTCAACAATCGAAAACTAATAATAGTAATGCCGGTGGCGGAGGCGGAGGAGGAGTAGTGCCACTTGAAATTGACGACGATAAAATCACCAATAATGAAGTTTTTCCCGATTTGGATTTTACTAATTCGAGACTGCGAGAGACGATGATCCTGAGTCATAGGTTCTCGAAGAACATATTCCGAACAAAGGAGCTGTTCGCATGCCGGACAATTCAGATGCTCGTCTCCGGACTAGTTCTAGGCTCCATCTTTTACGACCTCAAAGACGATCTCACCGGAGCCGAGGAAAGGGTAGGTCTATTCGCATTCATTTTAACGTTTTTGCTGTCGTGCACGACGGAAGCACTGCCGATATTTCTTCAAGAGAGGGAGATTCTGATGAAGGAGACTTGTTGCGGAAGCTACAGGGTCTCGTCTTACGCCATCGCCAACGGATTGGTTTACCTGCCCTTTCTACTAATCCTGGCCGTCCTTTTCACTCTGCCACTGTACTGGCTGGTCGGACTCAACCCTAACTTCACGGCCTTTTTCCATTTCTTGCTGTTGATCTGGTTGATATTATACACTGCGAATTCCGTGGTGGTGTGTTTCAGTGCACTCGTGCCAAATTTCATCGTGGGAAACTCGGTCATTGCCGGCGTCATGGGGTCTTTCTTTCTGTTCTCCGGTTACTTCATCTCCAAGCATGAGATTCCCGGGTACTGGATTTTCATGCACTACGTATCGCTGTTCAAGTATCCGTTCGAAGGGTTTCTGATAAACGAGTTCTCAGGGTCGGACAAGTGCTTGGAGTATTTCTTTGGGAGGTGTATGGTGACGGGAGAAGAAGTTCTGAGAGATGAAGGGTATGGGGAGGAGAGTCGGTGGAGGAATGTGGCGGTCATGGTCTGCTTCGTCTTGTTTTACAGGTTTATTTCTTATGTCATTCTTAGATGTAGATGTCGATGCTCCCAGTCCCAAAGGGGCTTCAAACCTACTCCTCCTCCAACCCTCACTGCAACTCCTTTTCTTTAA